Below is a window of Vibrio fortis DNA.
TCGCAGCCAAGGCCTTCATCTTGTTGGCGCTACCGGAAAGCTATCTGTTGTCAGCGCAGCTTGTACTGGGAACGCTGTTATTTTCATGGTTCAAAGAAGTCGCTGAGTTACTCAATATCGGTATTCTTCACAGAAAAGCGACCAAATTGCAGCTGTCTATCTCGGTGAGTGCCACTTTAATCGGGCTTGGCATGATGTGGCTGCTCAGCGGCTTTGGCGTCTGGGGCATTATTGGCGCGCTCTGTATTGCCCAAGCTTTTAAAGCTGTCGCTGTGTTTATCTACAGTCAAAAACTCACTCACCTTCCCTACTCGTTAGGTTTATTTGTCTTTGAGTTTAATGTGTTGGTTCTGTCCCTTTTGCTAGCGCTTTCCATGCAAAATGTTTGGTTGTGTATGGGCATGGCAGTGATTGCTCCCATCATTTGCTGTATTCCTGCATATCGTGTCGAAGCCGTAAGAGATTTGGTTCAGCAATGTGGCACTAAAGTCATTAGCAAATTCGGAACCTCATCTGGGCACAAGCCTTGCTAGGTAAGCTATATGACGCAGAGGAATTTCATTATGACAAACGCCGCTCAAAAATTACCGTCAATCGTCACAGTATCCATGCTGTGCTTTTTGATGGGTGGCGTATGGTTTCTTGCACCACACCCTGCTGTAGCGTTATGCCTCGCGTTTGTTCCACTGGGTGCTCTCTTTGTCATTAATAAAACCTATTGGTTGGTGATTCTTTTCGTCGTCTTCTCGTTTTTCCGTATTCATGAAGCCATTCCTCAACTTTATGCATTCAAATTACCACTGTTTCTGTCTCTCGGTGCTCTGTCCGCTCTGATATGGCACACACTCATTAGTAAGGAATTAAAACCCTATTGGCATCGCTCACTCTCTTGGTTGGCGCTGTTCTGGTTACTTGTGACAATTGGTCTCGTATTTGCGTCGAACCGAGGCGTTGCAATCCAAGAATTTAAAGGAATCTATTGGAAAATCATGGTGATGACACTCGCCATCGTATGGTTAGTAAATAGCATGGATAAGCTCGCAAAAACGTCTACTATCATTATCTTTTCCGGCTGCTTAATTGGCGTTATCGCTATCTCTAATTCAATTAATGGAGTTGGACTCGTCGAAGGTACTCGTGTGACCATCGGACGTGATATTGGCTCAATGTTAGGCGACCCTAACGACCTTGCTCTTGTGCTTATGTTCCCTATGGCGTTTGCAATCAGCCAAGCGACGACTAAAGGCATCCCTACGGCGCACCGTCTCGTCGGAGCTGCCGCTTGTTTAATCCTGCTCTACGCCGTTATCGCAACACAAAGCCGCGGAGGACTGTTGGGTTCTATCGCTGTACTTGGAATTTTCGCCTTGAGTATCATTCGTTCTAAAGTCACTTTAATCGGCTTGGGAGCAATCGCCGCAGTTGGGCTTTATTTTGCTGCTGGTATATCAGACCGAGCTTCAGGGGGAGCCGCTGAAGCCGGTATTGATGCCTCTGCGATGGGGCGACTTTATGCTTGGGAAGCGGCGTTTAAAATGGCTCTCGATAACCCGCTTACAGGGGTCGGCTTAAACAACTTTTATTCGAATTACTTTTTCTATAGCCCTCATTGGGATGGCCTCAACCACGCAGTGCACAGTACTTGGTTTGGGGTACTTGCCGAAACGGGCTTTGTTGGTTTAATTGTATTTATCATTTTGATTGGCTCTTTGCTCATCACTGCGCGCAAAACCTTAAAACAAATCAAAGATAAGGGTAAT
It encodes the following:
- a CDS encoding O-antigen ligase family protein, which produces MTNAAQKLPSIVTVSMLCFLMGGVWFLAPHPAVALCLAFVPLGALFVINKTYWLVILFVVFSFFRIHEAIPQLYAFKLPLFLSLGALSALIWHTLISKELKPYWHRSLSWLALFWLLVTIGLVFASNRGVAIQEFKGIYWKIMVMTLAIVWLVNSMDKLAKTSTIIIFSGCLIGVIAISNSINGVGLVEGTRVTIGRDIGSMLGDPNDLALVLMFPMAFAISQATTKGIPTAHRLVGAAACLILLYAVIATQSRGGLLGSIAVLGIFALSIIRSKVTLIGLGAIAAVGLYFAAGISDRASGGAAEAGIDASAMGRLYAWEAAFKMALDNPLTGVGLNNFYSNYFFYSPHWDGLNHAVHSTWFGVLAETGFVGLIVFIILIGSLLITARKTLKQIKDKGNSVNPILYSSAFAVYAGLIGTIVSGTFLTQGFNWPIYILSALTVCVSHISQTECQNEKPNKPQP